The Moorena producens PAL-8-15-08-1 genomic interval GAACGGATTGCCTTTACCACAGGCACAACTCGTTTCAGTTCTTCGGGTAGGGAAATTTGCTCGGCACCAGGTCGAGTCGATTGACCACCAATATCGATAATATCAGCACCAGCATCTACTAGAGCGTGAGCTTGCTTTAAGGCAGCTTCTGGGGTATAATATTCCCCACCATCACTAAAACTATCGGGGGTAACGTTCAAGATACCCATGATATAGGTTCGTTTGCCCCAGTGGAAAGAATAGTTCTGGATGGTTAATTTTCCTTTATCCATGGCTTATGGCTCATGGCTAATTGCAAATTGAAAATTGCCCATTGCAATTAACAAATTAACAAATTAACATAATAATAATAAGCTAACTAACAATTAACAATTAACAATTAACAATTAACAATTAGCCAATGACTAATCAGAACTACTGATAATTGACAATCCTGGCAAAGCTGGCAGGTTCCAAGCTTCCTCCGCCCACCAGTACTCCATCAATTTCTGATTGAGCCATAATTTCATCAATATTATTGGGTTTGACGGAGCCACCATATTGAATTGGGACATTAGCTTCCTTGAGTAAGGAGCGAATCAATCCAATGATTCGATTCGCTTCTGATGTATCACAAGTGTCTCCAGTACCAATTGCCCAGATTGGTTCGTAAGCAATCACTAAATTTTGCTGGTCAACGTTGACTAGGTCTTTTTCCAACTGCTTGGTAATAATGTCTTCTGTTTGACCAGCATCCCGTTGTGCTTTCGTTTCCCCAACACACAGAATCGGAATCAAACCATGACGCTGAGCAGCGTGAAGGCGTTTATTAACGGTTTCATCCGTTTCACCGAAGTATTGACGCCGTTCACTATGACCAACAATGACATAGCGCACACCAATTTCCTTGAGCATTGCACCAGCAATTTCACCCGTGTAGGCTCCAGCATTTTCCCAGTGGAT includes:
- the tpiA gene encoding triose-phosphate isomerase; this encodes MRKIVIAGNWKMNKTQAETAEFLKGFLPELEQTPIEREVVLCAPFTDLGVMSEHVQNTPVQIGAQNIHWENAGAYTGEIAGAMLKEIGVRYVIVGHSERRQYFGETDETVNKRLHAAQRHGLIPILCVGETKAQRDAGQTEDIITKQLEKDLVNVDQQNLVIAYEPIWAIGTGDTCDTSEANRIIGLIRSLLKEANVPIQYGGSVKPNNIDEIMAQSEIDGVLVGGGSLEPASFARIVNYQ